The Salegentibacter mishustinae genomic interval ATTAAAAACCGAAATAACATTAAGGTTATTGTGAAGAAAGCCAATGGTGACAAATTAGAGTTTGAAACCAAGCATAGTATGAGCGATAGGCAAATTAAGATCTTAATGAAAGGTGGAATAATTAACGAATTTAAGGAGCGTATTGAAGCTAACGAACTTGGCGAAGGCCAGGCTAAGGATGCCGACGAAAGCGAAACAAAATAAACTTCGAAATATTGTTATAAACAAAAACCCTGATGCATTAACATCAGGGTTTTTTATGCGTTAAAAAGAAAATACTTCTTAATTAGAATGTGTTCTCATCTGGCTTTTCTTTTTGGCCAATTGCTTATCAAGATCTTTAACTGTTTCTGCCGTAGCTGATTCAAAAGAATCTTTATTAGATTCAGCAAAAATTTGAGGGCCAGGAACACTTAATTTAATATTACAAATAAATCCGTTTGGATCCTGTGCTTCTTCCTTTTTAAAATAAACCTGTGCTTTAACGATAAAATCGTATTTCACTTCCAGTTTATCTAATTTTTTCTGTGCGAATTCCTGTAAGGCCTCGCTTTTTTCGAGTTTTACAAATTGATATATTGCTTCCATAAATAATTTTATTTTGTACCTCCAAGAAACCTATTATTAAATGATTATACAAACAATTAAGTGATTCTTAGCAAAGGTTTAAGATTAATTTTTAGTAACAGGTTCGTGAAAAATTAAACTGGGCAGCACTAATTATTTATCAAAGCTTTGAACTCCAAAGCTTCGAAATTAGAATTTAAACTTCTTTTAAGAATATACTCAATTTAAAGATTGTAACTTTATTTAAGACACTGATAATAAAACTAATGAAAGGCTTCATATTTAATTTACTTCTTATAATATCATTATTTGTATTTCAGGGCTGCGGTAGCAGTATGAATTCAGCTAAGGTTACTAAAACCAAACAATTAGTTGATAGTCGAAAATTTGAAATACAACATGAATGGGTAAATCCGATGTCTGGGAATCGAATTAACCTGATTGGAAATCCTAATTTTATAAGATTAAAAAAAGATTCGGTGAATTTGTTTCTGCCATTTTTTGGAGAACGTTTTGCCGGTGGCGGGTACAATGATGAAGGAGGTATAATTTATAATGGTCCATTAAAAGATCTCGAAGTAAATAGTGATAAGAAAGATACACAGATAATTAAATTTTCTACCAAACAAGATACTGAAGATCTCGATTTCACTATTACGGTTTATCCTGAAGGAGATGTTAATACCCGGGTCAATAGTAGCCATAGATCATTTATTTCTTACCAGGGCAAAATAGGTGAGCTTAAAGAAAGGGATGATTAGTAAAGCATAGATAAAAAAAAGAATTCTTCAGTATGAATTATTCTATTTTACAAGTATCCAATGTAGAATGTTCATAAATACTATTTATATCTTAATTGACAAGTGTTGAGAGAATATTCCAAAAAGTATGTTCATAACCCATGTTCATGAATGAGACTAATTCAAATTCCTGTACTCATTTGGAGTATGACCAGTATTTTTCTTAAACATCCTGTTGAAGTGCTGAGGGTATTTAAATCCTAATTCATAAGCGATCTGGCTAATGGAGCTATCGGTATCGAAAATCCGGTCTTTAGCAACATCAATTAATTTCAAATGAATATGATCCATAGCCGATTTACCGGTTTCCTTTTTCACCAGGTCTCCGAAGTAATTTGCAGAAAGATTTAGATGATTAGCAAAATAACCAACAGAAGGCAGGCCGTATTTCTGAGGGTTTTCAGACTGAAAATAATCATTCAGTAAACCTTCAAATTTGGACACTATACCCTGATTCAAATTTTCTCGGGTTATAAATTGCCGGTCATAGAATCGTTCACAATAATTAAGCAATAATTCAATATTACTGGTAATGATAGTTTTACTGTGTTTATCAATATTTTGATCGAGTTCGTAATCTATCTTCAGGAATAATTCGGTAATGATCTGCTGCTCTTTTTCAGATAAATGCAGGGCCTCATTAAGGTCGTAGGAAAAGAAGGAATACGTATGAATCTTGCTTGCAAGCGGTGTGCCTTTGATAAAATCAGGATGAAATAATAGGGCGAAACCTTTTGGGTTATAATCCTTGGCACTTTTAATACCTACAACCTGGCCTGGTCCCATAAAAACCATGGTTCCTTCTTCGTAATCATAAGTATTTCTACCGTATTTCAATTCACCACAGTTCACTCCCTTCAAAAAGATCGCATAAAACTCAAAGCTAAACTTCCCACTTGACAAGGGTTTTGCTGTTCCGCTATCAAAAGATGTGATTAAAGGATGCCTGGTTTTAATCTCTTTAAGAGCATTGTATTGGGCAATACTTTCAACTTTCAATATATCTTCCATAGTTCTTGCTTTTTTACTTCAATACAAATATATCAATCTGTGTTTTAAGAAATTGATCTCGTGACTAATATCAGTAATTATGGTTAGAATATCAGTAATCTGTATACCAGATATACCTCTAGATTGGGGGATATTTGTATTAAGATTTTTAGTAAAGCAGTAATAACATATAATATATAATTATGGAAAATAGAGATTCTAATAGTTTTCAGAATGGGAAAAGCTTTAGCCGAAGGAAATTTTTAAGTAGTTCTACTATAGCTGGTGTTGGGCTTAGTTTGAATCCGTTTTCAATGTGGGCAAATACAAAAGGTAATGACACAAGCCAGGGAAAGATTAATAAATCTCAACAACAGAATATAAATCCGGATAAAAGAAGACTTGGAAATCTGGAGGTTTCTCCACTTGGTCTAGGAGCCCTTTCTGTGGTTGGGTTTTATACTGGCAGGGTTCGCGATCAATACAAGGTAAATAAGCTTTATCGGGAAGCTTATGACAATGGAGTTACATTTTTTGATACCGCAGAGGTCTACGGACCATTGATCAGTGAAAGACAGATAGGTGAAGCGGTTGAGCCGTTTAGGAAAGATGTGAAGATCGCTACAAAGTTCGGTTTCGATATTAATCCTGAGACCGGCGAACGAGGAGGATTAGATAGTAATCCAAAAACCATTCGCAGAGCCGTGGAAGGTATGCTGAAAAGGCTAAGAACCGATTATATAGACCTGCTATATCAACACCGGGTAGATCCTAATGTTCCAATTGAAGATGTTGCTGGTACTGTTCAGGATTTGATGAAAGAAGGAAAGGTGCTTCATTGGGGATTATCTGAACCAGGATTAAATACGATTCGTCGTGCTCACGCCGTGGAACCACTTACCGCGATCCAGAATGAATATTCTCCCTGGACGCGCAATCCAGAATCTGATGTGTTGCCCCTTTGTGAAGAATTGGGAATAGGTTTCGTACCATGGTGTCCCCTGGGTTATGGTTTTTTTGCCGATGCTATTAACGAAAATACCAGGTTTTCTGAAGGTGATTTTCGCACCATTCTACCACGAACAACTCCTGAAAACATACCACAAAACCTCCAAATTCTTTACTATATTGAGGAATGGGGTCTTCGAAAAAATGCAACACCAGCGCAAATAACCTTAGCCTGGTTACTGGCTCAAAAGCCCTGGATAGTTCCAATTCCCGGAACCTCTAATTCTGTGCACCTCAGGGAAAATTTAAGAGCTAATGAAATTTCATTCAGTAAGGAAGAATTAAAGGAATTTGATCTGGGTCTGTCTAAAATTGAAATTGTAGGAGCACAAAATGCAGAGCCTGTTATGGCTGCTATGGGGGTTGAAGCACCAATAAAGAAATAGATTCTTTTAGGAAGAATAATTATAAAATCTAACCTTTCCTGATACTTTTACTAAATTGTAGAAAACTGAACAATATAAAATGAAACTGCTGTACCAAAAAATAAGAATAAGCTTTATACTAGGAATATCTCTATTTCTTTGTTCTTGCTTAGGATCTAAATCTATTTCCACCGATGCAATTGTTTTAAAAAAACAAGGAGGTTTTGCCGTGGGAGGAACAGTAAAGGAGAGTCCGGGAACATTTGATCCTATAGAACATGGAGCTTTCAATCCCAGCAATCAAAGTACTGAAGGCCAAACCCTGCATGGAGATCATGCTACCGTATATTACCAAATTCCGGTAAATGCTAATGAATTTCCTTTAGTATTCTGGCACGGCTATGGGCAGTCTATGAGGACCTGGCAAACCACCCCTGATGGCAGAGAAGGTTTTCAAAGTATTTTTCTGCGGAAAGATTTCCCGGTTTATTTACTGGATCAACCTCGTCGAGGTCTTTCCGGGCGAAGCACAGAACCTACTCGTATAAGTCCAGCTACAGATGATCAACTTTGGTTTGGCATTTTCAGGCTTGGCTTAGGAAATAATTTTTACCCAGGAGTTCAATTTTCTAAAGATCCTGAAGCTTTAGATCAGTTTTACCGCCAAATGACCCCGGATACTGGGCCCTTGGAAATTGATGTAAATATCGATGCCGTTTCAGCATTGTTTGATAAAATAGGTCCTTCAGTACT includes:
- the hpf gene encoding ribosome hibernation-promoting factor, HPF/YfiA family, giving the protein MEAIYQFVKLEKSEALQEFAQKKLDKLEVKYDFIVKAQVYFKKEEAQDPNGFICNIKLSVPGPQIFAESNKDSFESATAETVKDLDKQLAKKKSQMRTHSN
- a CDS encoding DUF4251 domain-containing protein, whose protein sequence is MKGFIFNLLLIISLFVFQGCGSSMNSAKVTKTKQLVDSRKFEIQHEWVNPMSGNRINLIGNPNFIRLKKDSVNLFLPFFGERFAGGGYNDEGGIIYNGPLKDLEVNSDKKDTQIIKFSTKQDTEDLDFTITVYPEGDVNTRVNSSHRSFISYQGKIGELKERDD
- a CDS encoding AraC family transcriptional regulator → MEDILKVESIAQYNALKEIKTRHPLITSFDSGTAKPLSSGKFSFEFYAIFLKGVNCGELKYGRNTYDYEEGTMVFMGPGQVVGIKSAKDYNPKGFALLFHPDFIKGTPLASKIHTYSFFSYDLNEALHLSEKEQQIITELFLKIDYELDQNIDKHSKTIITSNIELLLNYCERFYDRQFITRENLNQGIVSKFEGLLNDYFQSENPQKYGLPSVGYFANHLNLSANYFGDLVKKETGKSAMDHIHLKLIDVAKDRIFDTDSSISQIAYELGFKYPQHFNRMFKKNTGHTPNEYRNLN
- a CDS encoding aldo/keto reductase, which codes for MENRDSNSFQNGKSFSRRKFLSSSTIAGVGLSLNPFSMWANTKGNDTSQGKINKSQQQNINPDKRRLGNLEVSPLGLGALSVVGFYTGRVRDQYKVNKLYREAYDNGVTFFDTAEVYGPLISERQIGEAVEPFRKDVKIATKFGFDINPETGERGGLDSNPKTIRRAVEGMLKRLRTDYIDLLYQHRVDPNVPIEDVAGTVQDLMKEGKVLHWGLSEPGLNTIRRAHAVEPLTAIQNEYSPWTRNPESDVLPLCEELGIGFVPWCPLGYGFFADAINENTRFSEGDFRTILPRTTPENIPQNLQILYYIEEWGLRKNATPAQITLAWLLAQKPWIVPIPGTSNSVHLRENLRANEISFSKEELKEFDLGLSKIEIVGAQNAEPVMAAMGVEAPIKK
- a CDS encoding alpha/beta hydrolase, whose translation is MKLLYQKIRISFILGISLFLCSCLGSKSISTDAIVLKKQGGFAVGGTVKESPGTFDPIEHGAFNPSNQSTEGQTLHGDHATVYYQIPVNANEFPLVFWHGYGQSMRTWQTTPDGREGFQSIFLRKDFPVYLLDQPRRGLSGRSTEPTRISPATDDQLWFGIFRLGLGNNFYPGVQFSKDPEALDQFYRQMTPDTGPLEIDVNIDAVSALFDKIGPSVLVTHSHSGGQGWLTALKNDNIKAIVSYEPGSNFVFPEGEVPEPMPYLGGELSARGVPMDEFNRQTEIPIIIYYGDYIPEEPVQNPGKEQWRVALAMARKWRDTVNKYGGDVTLVPLPEAGLKGNTHFPMSDLNNKKVAELMYSWLKEKGLTKK